From a region of the Mercurialis annua linkage group LG1-X, ddMerAnnu1.2, whole genome shotgun sequence genome:
- the LOC126656371 gene encoding probable ADP-ribosylation factor GTPase-activating protein AGD14 — protein sequence MANRVREDEKNERIIRGLLKLPENRRCINCNSLGPQYVCTNFWTFVCTPCSGIHREFTHRVKSISMAKFTTQEVTALQEGGNKHAREIYLKEWDPQRQSAPDSSKVDRLRDFIKHVYVDRRYSGDKNYGKPPKLGDKDDSYRGGSRSPPYEDTYERRHSEMSSPGGRSDDRNSRHGYDERRSPGYDQESRQYNDHRRSPARPEVVNDWRREDRFANGRKADDHRASDGESKLESRSPERLKDPESSSPPVVRPVREILGDNIVPLRIGEPPKANIRAADGFSQTQRTASSSSLGSTNSNPPEVKLENAVSLIDFDADPEPPVTSTVPQAQQTTASHSIAQPASATNDNNWASFDFNPDVKVSQTSPHANSLDSVLSQLSVPASTPSHAAGPGAAPAAPVMSAGNAPVFPLDTNASVVNTINSLPTFHPVGVSTVAPGLAPPVPVNGGPWPSVQHQQPFQFPASSGQPTNQQFTPPFNGALGNQPWNLSVASNVPTNLNTQTAGAPHGVSAPAPGSASQPPAIDVKSSGRQELPADLFTATYSSFHAPVHGWQTGPPRGVGFSMQYINAPVPMPMPTSIQPSKSMNPFDLNEPSPAQVQTFPTMASLQGALPNMPTSYGLQHNSGLGGQSSVWTPSHSLPYQSALPPQQPSYVSAIPPRTYMGQQMPSSMALSGPQGTFGTDRAAYGTVNMDQQLAGKFSAPAAPSPFSSIGGNPFG from the exons ATGGCGAATCGAGTGAGGGAAGATGAGAAAAATGAACGGATAATTAGAGGACTTTTGAAGCTTCCAGAGAATCGTCGATGCATTAATTGTAACAGTCTG GGCCCCCAATACGTATGTACAAATTTCTGGACATTTGTTTGCACCCCCTGTAGTGGAATACA TCGCGAGTTCACACACAGAGTAAAATCAATATCAATGGCTAAATTTACTACACAAGAAGTTACTGCTCTTCAAGAAGGAGGAAATAAG CATGCAAGAGAAATCTATCTTAAAGAATGGGATCCACAACGTCAGTCTGCCCCTGATAGCAG TAAAGTTGATCGCCTTAGGGACTTTATTAAGCATGTTTATGTGGATAGAAGATACAGTGGAGATAAGAACTATGGAAAGCCTCCTAAGCTG GGAGACAAAGATGACTCGTACCGAGGAGGGTCTCGAAGTCCACCGTATGAGGATACGTATGAACGTCGTCATAGTGAAATGTCTAGTCCTGGTGGAAGAAGCGATGACAGGAATTCCAGACATGGTTATGATGAAAGAAGAAGCCCTGGATATGATCAAGAAAGTAGACAGTATAATGATCATCGGAGAAGTCCTGCTCGTCCAGAGGTAGTCAACGATTGGCGTCGGGAGGATAGATTTGCAAATGGAAGGAAAGCTGATGACCATAGAGCCTCTGATGGAGAATCTAAGCTAGAAAGCAGGTCACCTGAGCGGCTGAAAGATCCAGAATCCTCTAGTCCACCTGTTGTGCGGCCTGTTAGAGAAATTTTAGGGGATAACATAGTGCCTCTTCGTATTGGTGAACCTCCCAAAGCCAATATAAGGGCTGCTGATGGATTTTCACAGACACAG AGAACTGCTTCTTCTAGTAGCTTGGGATCTACAAATAGTAATCCGCCAGAAGTCAAATTGGAGAATGCTGTAAGCTTAATTGATTTTGATGCTGATCCTGAACCACCTGTTACTAGCACAGTGCCTCAAGCACAACAAACAACTGCATCCCACTCGATTGCACAACCAGCTAGTGCAACTAATGACAATAATTGggcttcttttgattttaaccCTGATGTGAAGGTGAGCCAAACTTCTCCACATGCCAATTCCCTGGACTCTGTTCTCTCACAATTGTCAGTTCCAGCTTCTACACCCAGTCatgcagctggaccaggagctgcACCTGCTGCACCAGTTATGTCGGCCGGAAATGCACCTGTATTCCCCCTTGATACAAATGCTTCTGTAGTGAATACAATTAATAGCTTGCCAACATTTCACCCTGTTGGTGTTTCAACTGTGGCCCCTGGATTGGCACCTCCAGTTCCTGTCAATGGTGGGCCATGGCCTAGCGTGCAGCATCAACAACCTTTTCAGTTTCCAGCTTCCAGTGGTCAGCCTACCAATCAACAATTTACCCCTCCATTCAATGGTGCATTAGGCAATCAG CCATGGAATTTGTCAGTGGCCTCTAATGTGCCCACAAACTTGAATACACAAACCGCTGGAGCCCCTCATGGGGTCTCAGCACCTGCCCCGGGTTCTGCATCACAGCCTCCAGCCATAGATGTAAAATCAAGTGGAAGACAAGAACTGCCTGCG GATCTTTTCACAGCAACCTATTCATCTTTTCATGCACCAGTTCATGGGTGGCAAACTGGTCCGCCCCGTGGTGTGGGGTTTTCCATGCAATATATCAATGCTCCAGTG CCCATGCCAATGCCAACTTCCATCCAGCCTTCCAAATCGATGAATCCTTTTGATCTCAATGAGCCATCCCCGGCGCAAGTCCAAACT TTTCCTACAATGGCGTCTTTGCAAGGGGCTCTCCCAAACATGCCAACATCTTATGGCTTACAGCATAACTCTGGTCTTGGTGGTCAATCATCAGTGTGGACGCCGTCCCACTCATTACCTTATCAATCAGCGTTGCCTCCTCAGCAACCGTCTTATGTGTCAGCTATACCCCCAA GAACATATATGGGACAGCAAATGCCAAGTAGCATGGCACTTTCTGG CCCCCAAGGAACCTTTGGTACTGACAGAGCTGCTTATGGTACCGTAAATATGGATCAACAGTTAGCCGGTAAATTCTCAGCTCCTGCAGCCCCTTCGCCATTCTCTTCTATCGGAGGGAACCCTTTTGGCTGA